In a single window of the Subtercola sp. PAMC28395 genome:
- a CDS encoding PadR family transcriptional regulator codes for MKRTHRQHFTFSGAGHSDDGTHAGHDPRLAHSPREFARRGPHGHNGGGFGAAGFGPGGFGPGGFAGFGPAGFGPRGPRRAGKGDVRSVILSLLGDGPSNGYGLIKAIAERTGGTWRPSPGSVYPTLQQLVDEELIVSKGDGRRTEYELTESGRSYLQEHADELTKAWEATPGRSESDTAFHESVAKLIGVVQQFRSPATDAQRAAAAAKLDEARRALYLILAD; via the coding sequence ATGAAACGCACTCACAGACAACACTTCACTTTCTCCGGTGCCGGTCACTCCGACGACGGCACCCACGCGGGTCACGATCCTCGACTCGCGCATTCCCCCCGCGAGTTCGCCCGCCGAGGCCCACACGGGCACAACGGTGGCGGATTCGGCGCTGCAGGCTTCGGGCCCGGCGGGTTCGGTCCCGGCGGTTTCGCCGGTTTCGGCCCAGCAGGATTCGGGCCCCGCGGGCCACGTCGTGCAGGCAAGGGCGACGTGAGGAGCGTCATCCTGTCGCTTCTGGGCGACGGCCCCTCGAATGGTTACGGCCTCATCAAGGCAATCGCCGAACGCACAGGCGGCACCTGGCGCCCCAGCCCCGGTTCGGTCTACCCGACCCTGCAGCAGCTCGTCGACGAAGAACTCATCGTCTCGAAGGGCGACGGTCGCCGCACCGAATACGAGCTCACTGAATCCGGTCGCTCGTATCTCCAGGAACACGCCGATGAACTCACCAAGGCGTGGGAGGCGACTCCGGGCCGCTCAGAGAGCGACACGGCCTTTCACGAGAGCGTCGCCAAACTGATCGGAGTCGTGCAGCAGTTCCGGTCACCGGCAACCGACGCCCAGCGCGCCGCCGCGGCCGCGAAGCTCGACGAAGCCAGGCGAGCGCTCTACCTCATCCTCGCCGATTAG